From one Gracilibacillus salinarum genomic stretch:
- a CDS encoding lytic polysaccharide monooxygenase translates to MSVKVTGREMMRTVFMLGVLLVMSLVFASMVSAHGYVSNPESRSLLCSEGVNTDCGAVVYEPQSLEGPGNFPEAGVADGQIASAGGVFPKLDEQSETRWAQVPMSSGAFTFEWSLTAAHATKSWNYYITKEGWDPNSPLERSDFELFCTYNDNGQRPDFTTTHDCEIPQREGYHVILAYWEVADTANAFYQVIDANFDGEFVEPGDPGDPEDPEEPVDTPEWNADSVYLGGDQVTYNGATYQAKWWTQGDTPGSSDAWELVSEDGADSGNTDVLEWDASKAYSGGDQVLYNGSQYEAKWWTRGDTPGSSDVWAVVS, encoded by the coding sequence ATGTCTGTAAAAGTAACTGGTAGAGAAATGATGAGAACAGTCTTTATGCTAGGTGTTTTATTAGTGATGTCATTAGTATTCGCTTCAATGGTATCCGCTCATGGATATGTCAGCAATCCTGAAAGCCGTTCGTTACTTTGTTCAGAGGGTGTAAATACGGATTGTGGAGCAGTTGTATACGAACCGCAAAGCTTAGAAGGGCCAGGCAATTTCCCTGAAGCAGGTGTCGCAGATGGACAAATAGCAAGTGCTGGCGGTGTTTTTCCGAAATTGGATGAACAGTCAGAAACGCGCTGGGCACAAGTGCCAATGTCTAGTGGTGCCTTCACGTTTGAATGGTCTTTAACTGCAGCTCATGCTACTAAAAGTTGGAATTACTACATTACAAAAGAGGGATGGGATCCCAACTCTCCATTAGAACGATCTGATTTTGAATTATTTTGTACTTACAATGATAATGGTCAACGACCTGACTTTACTACCACACATGACTGTGAAATCCCACAGCGCGAGGGCTATCATGTTATTCTAGCTTATTGGGAAGTAGCAGATACAGCGAACGCATTCTATCAGGTAATTGATGCGAACTTTGACGGAGAATTTGTTGAACCAGGTGATCCAGGAGACCCTGAAGATCCTGAAGAACCTGTTGATACACCTGAATGGAATGCTGATAGCGTATATTTAGGTGGTGACCAGGTCACATATAACGGTGCTACTTATCAGGCGAAATGGTGGACGCAAGGTGATACACCAGGCTCATCTGATGCATGGGAATTAGTTAGTGAAGACGGAGCTGATTCTGGCAATACAGATGTACTCGAATGGGACGCGAGTAAAGCCTACAGCGGCGGTGATCAAGTCCTTTACAACGGCAGCCAGTATGAGGCCAAATGGTGGACAAGAGGCGACACCCCAGGTTCCAGCGATGTATGGGCAGTTGTCAGCTAA
- a CDS encoding glycoside hydrolase family 18 protein: MTERKNLPRGVKGWVLGAIALLMFSISLSIGTTVQTSAAEQDDEYRVVGYYTQWSTYGRDYQAVDIDASNLTHIVYAFADYCWDGAGHAASTQCEGIENGTVVSADPWADYQNPNVIGLEEGEEWNRDFYGNLGGLAKLKDQNPGLKTLLSIGGWTFSKNFSNVAASEETRQTFAASAVEFMRTYEMDGVDIDWEYPVAGGLEGNIHRPEDKENHTLLLQTIRDELDKAEQEDGRQYELAIASSANPSYLEHNELNRIAEIVDFIDIMTYDFNGSWQKTSAHNAPLFADPQAKEAGVSSTEVFNVATAIQGHLDAGVPSDKLVMGMPFYGRSWGGCDSDGDSHNGGYYQNCEGAGNGTWEAGVYDYDDIIKNKLTDNQFTAHWNDAAKVPYLYNEQTGEFISYDDKRSIAAKVAYVENLELGGAMIWELSADRESQLLGLIKQEFSNGTVPPAPIPPDDGTVTSIDDLEVDGEEYKYSNQENKESVVFQATLIDELPENAKLTILYHDLKISVPVSNVKTGANITIKFTPFDGEVKEKQDRLISNLYTLQILTGEDSLTDFTENPVTLTYGVNAEKVENWDELALYLLDETGKKTKEFPVTANEEKATVSGEVSHFSIYGVFQNIMEEDTTEEDENETGSDKDADDTDLPEEETKEEPTEEEPGDNTDEKTNSNDTKNQAKSDQGNQEGTRQSETNLEEDAEGQPLPDTATNQYRSLLAGFLSVITGGLVLFFSRLRKG, encoded by the coding sequence GTGACAGAAAGAAAGAATCTTCCGAGAGGTGTAAAAGGTTGGGTGTTGGGAGCGATTGCTCTCCTTATGTTTTCGATTAGTTTATCGATAGGCACGACAGTACAAACGAGCGCAGCAGAGCAGGATGATGAATATAGAGTGGTCGGATATTATACGCAATGGTCTACGTATGGAAGGGATTATCAAGCTGTAGATATTGATGCCAGTAACCTGACACATATTGTTTATGCCTTTGCGGATTATTGCTGGGATGGTGCAGGACATGCAGCCAGCACTCAGTGTGAAGGCATAGAAAATGGTACGGTTGTGTCAGCTGATCCTTGGGCAGATTATCAGAATCCAAATGTAATAGGCCTGGAAGAAGGAGAGGAGTGGAATAGAGATTTTTATGGTAATTTAGGTGGGCTGGCAAAGCTTAAAGATCAAAATCCTGGATTAAAAACATTACTCTCGATAGGTGGCTGGACATTCTCTAAGAATTTTTCTAATGTTGCTGCTTCTGAGGAAACGAGGCAGACATTCGCCGCATCTGCGGTAGAGTTTATGAGAACGTATGAAATGGATGGGGTTGATATTGATTGGGAGTATCCGGTTGCAGGCGGTTTGGAAGGAAACATTCATCGGCCCGAGGATAAAGAAAATCATACGTTATTGTTACAAACAATCCGTGATGAGTTGGATAAAGCGGAGCAAGAAGATGGGAGACAATATGAGTTAGCCATTGCATCCAGTGCCAATCCTTCCTATTTAGAGCACAATGAATTAAACAGAATAGCGGAGATTGTCGATTTTATTGATATTATGACATATGATTTTAACGGAAGCTGGCAGAAGACAAGTGCACACAATGCGCCGTTATTTGCGGATCCTCAAGCTAAAGAAGCAGGAGTCTCAAGTACAGAGGTGTTTAATGTAGCTACTGCGATCCAGGGTCACTTAGATGCAGGAGTCCCGTCAGATAAATTAGTAATGGGCATGCCTTTCTATGGTCGTTCATGGGGAGGTTGCGATTCGGATGGAGATAGCCATAATGGCGGTTACTATCAGAATTGTGAAGGAGCAGGAAATGGTACGTGGGAAGCGGGTGTCTATGATTATGATGATATTATCAAAAATAAATTAACAGATAACCAATTCACTGCTCATTGGAATGACGCTGCAAAGGTTCCATATTTATATAATGAACAAACAGGGGAATTTATCAGTTACGATGATAAACGATCGATTGCTGCAAAAGTCGCCTATGTCGAAAACCTCGAGCTTGGCGGTGCTATGATTTGGGAACTAAGTGCAGATCGTGAAAGTCAATTATTGGGCTTGATCAAGCAAGAGTTTTCTAACGGGACTGTGCCACCGGCGCCAATTCCGCCTGATGACGGAACGGTTACTAGTATCGATGATTTAGAGGTTGATGGTGAGGAATATAAATATTCCAATCAGGAGAATAAAGAGAGTGTAGTATTTCAGGCAACACTTATCGATGAATTGCCCGAAAATGCGAAGTTGACGATTTTGTATCATGATCTTAAGATTTCTGTTCCTGTATCTAATGTAAAAACTGGTGCCAACATTACAATTAAATTCACTCCATTTGACGGAGAGGTTAAAGAGAAACAAGACCGACTGATTAGTAATTTGTACACTTTGCAGATATTAACGGGCGAAGACAGTTTAACAGACTTTACTGAGAACCCTGTCACTTTAACCTATGGAGTAAACGCAGAAAAAGTAGAGAATTGGGACGAGCTCGCACTTTATTTATTAGATGAAACAGGAAAGAAAACGAAAGAATTTCCTGTCACTGCCAATGAAGAGAAGGCTACAGTTAGTGGAGAAGTTTCACATTTTAGTATATATGGCGTTTTTCAAAATATAATGGAAGAGGATACAACGGAAGAGGATGAAAATGAAACAGGTTCTGATAAGGACGCTGACGATACGGATTTACCGGAAGAGGAGACGAAAGAAGAACCAACGGAAGAGGAGCCTGGGGATAATACAGACGAGAAAACAAATTCGAATGATACAAAAAATCAAGCGAAATCCGATCAAGGAAATCAGGAGGGTACCAGGCAATCCGAAACCAATTTAGAAGAGGATGCAGAAGGACAGCCATTACCGGATACGGCCACCAATCAGTATAGATCCCTGCTTGCTGGATTTTTATCCGTAATTACTGGGGGATTAGTTCTGTTTTTTTCACGCTTGCGCAAAGGATAA
- the nagE gene encoding N-acetylglucosamine-specific PTS transporter subunit IIBC codes for MVMKYLQNIGRSLMLPVAVLPAAAILMGLGYWLDPEGWGEANVVAAFLIKAGESIVSGPSMSILFAVGLAFGMSKDKDGSAALSGLVSYLVITTLLSTDSVALLQSADPENVNAAFGNIENQFIGIISGILASVMYNRFSHVKLPDALAFFSGKRLVPIMTAVSSLIVAAILFLVWPFIYSGLVSFGKAIIDLDAIGAGLYGFFNRLLIPTGLHHALNSVFWFDVAGINDIANFWNGEGEKGVTGMYQAGFFPVMMFGLPAAALAMYHTAKTKKKKTAASLLMAAAFASFFTGVTEPLEFSFMFLAPALYVVHAALTGLSLGIAAAFDWTAGFGFSAGLVDFILSSRLPLANQPYMLIVQGLVFAVIYYVLFRFLITKFNLKTPGREDDTEEQVTTKEEDSDAGKQDDISVMAKEIYAGLGGDDNVLTLDNCVTRLRLEVKDLAAVDKQRIKNTGVPGIKEVGENGIQVIVGTQVQFVADEMKKLRK; via the coding sequence ATGGTAATGAAATATCTTCAAAATATCGGTAGATCCTTGATGTTACCGGTTGCAGTTCTTCCTGCAGCAGCAATTTTGATGGGACTGGGCTACTGGCTTGATCCGGAAGGCTGGGGGGAAGCAAATGTAGTTGCAGCCTTCTTAATCAAGGCGGGTGAATCGATTGTATCAGGACCGAGTATGTCGATTTTGTTCGCGGTCGGTTTGGCCTTTGGGATGTCCAAGGATAAAGATGGTTCCGCTGCACTTAGTGGTCTCGTATCCTACCTAGTTATTACGACACTATTATCAACAGATTCCGTTGCTCTGCTGCAAAGCGCGGATCCGGAAAATGTGAATGCAGCTTTTGGCAATATTGAAAACCAATTCATTGGTATTATTTCAGGTATCTTAGCATCGGTCATGTACAATCGTTTTAGCCATGTGAAATTACCCGATGCATTGGCATTCTTTAGTGGAAAACGATTAGTACCCATTATGACAGCAGTATCCAGTTTAATTGTTGCTGCTATTCTATTCTTAGTATGGCCATTTATTTATTCAGGGTTAGTTTCATTCGGTAAAGCAATCATCGATCTAGATGCGATTGGTGCAGGTTTATACGGCTTCTTTAACCGTTTATTAATTCCAACTGGTTTACACCATGCTTTAAACTCGGTATTTTGGTTTGATGTTGCTGGTATTAATGATATTGCTAACTTCTGGAATGGAGAAGGAGAAAAAGGTGTTACAGGTATGTACCAGGCAGGTTTCTTCCCGGTCATGATGTTCGGTCTTCCAGCGGCAGCATTAGCGATGTACCATACCGCAAAAACGAAGAAAAAGAAAACAGCAGCTTCTCTATTAATGGCAGCGGCTTTTGCTTCTTTCTTCACTGGTGTAACAGAACCGCTTGAATTCTCTTTCATGTTCTTAGCGCCAGCATTGTATGTAGTACATGCTGCCTTAACAGGTTTATCCTTAGGGATTGCAGCTGCATTTGACTGGACAGCAGGCTTTGGATTTAGTGCTGGTTTAGTAGACTTTATCCTAAGCTCACGACTTCCATTGGCAAATCAGCCATATATGTTGATTGTACAAGGTCTTGTATTTGCTGTGATTTATTATGTGCTATTCCGTTTCTTGATTACGAAGTTTAATTTGAAAACGCCTGGTCGTGAAGATGATACAGAAGAACAAGTAACAACAAAAGAAGAGGATTCAGACGCTGGCAAGCAAGATGATATTTCAGTAATGGCAAAAGAAATCTACGCTGGATTAGGCGGAGATGACAATGTGTTAACATTAGATAACTGTGTCACAAGATTACGTCTCGAAGTTAAAGACTTAGCGGCAGTTGACAAGCAACGCATTAAGAATACCGGTGTTCCTGGTATCAAAGAAGTAGGGGAAAATGGTATTCAGGTCATTGTCGGTACACAAGTGCAATTTGTAGCAGACGAAATGAAAAAACTGAGAAAATAG